Proteins from one Amycolatopsis benzoatilytica AK 16/65 genomic window:
- a CDS encoding MarR family winged helix-turn-helix transcriptional regulator — MTRFSGPGDSPGFLLWHVTLAWQRRVRETLEPLGLTHVQFVLLACCWWLEEQGSPPRQQELAAQAGTDVKMTSQVIARLESKELVTRAVDAGDTRAKLVRLTAEGRRLVTQAVQAVEQVDESMFGTDASALAQTLRDILKD; from the coding sequence GACAGCCCGGGTTTCCTGCTCTGGCACGTGACTCTCGCCTGGCAGCGCCGGGTACGGGAAACCCTCGAACCGTTGGGGCTGACGCACGTCCAGTTCGTGCTGCTGGCGTGCTGCTGGTGGCTGGAGGAGCAGGGCTCGCCTCCTCGACAGCAGGAGCTTGCCGCACAAGCGGGCACGGACGTCAAGATGACTTCCCAGGTCATCGCGCGGCTGGAGAGCAAGGAACTCGTCACGCGCGCGGTCGACGCCGGGGACACCCGTGCGAAGCTGGTCCGGCTCACAGCCGAAGGGCGGCGGCTGGTCACGCAAGCCGTGCAGGCGGTCGAGCAGGTCGACGAGAGCATGTTCGGGACGGATGCCAGCGCGCTGGCGCAGACGCTGCGGGACATCTTGAAGGACTGA